A genomic window from Gossypium hirsutum isolate 1008001.06 chromosome D10, Gossypium_hirsutum_v2.1, whole genome shotgun sequence includes:
- the LOC107914278 gene encoding mitogen-activated protein kinase 7-like has product MATLVEPPNGVKPKGKHYYSMWQTLFEIDTKYVPIKPIGRGAYGIVCSAINRETNEKVAIKKINNVFENRVDALRTLRELKLLRHIRHENVIALKDVMMPIQRIGFKDVYLVYELMDTDLHQIIKSPQPLSNDHCKYFIFQLLRGLKYLHSANILHRDLKPGNLLVNANCDLKICDFGLARTSRGNEQFMTEYVVTRWYRAPELLLCCDNYGTSIDVWSVGCIFAEILGRKPIFPGTECLNQLKLIINVLGSQQEANIQFIDNPKARRYIKSLPYSRGTHFSLLYPQADPLAIDLLQRMLVFDPSKRITVTEALLHPYLLGLYDPRCNPPAQVPIDLEIDENMGESMIREMMWSEMLHYHPEAVSANA; this is encoded by the exons ATGGCGACGCTTGTGGAGCCACCAAATGGAGTGAAGCCAAAAGGAAAGCATTACTATTCAATGTGGCAAACCCTTTTCGAGATCGACACCAAATATGTTCCAATCAAGCCTATAGGAAGAGGTGCATACGGCATAGTTTGCTCTGCAATCAACAGGGAAACCAACGAGAAAGTGGCTATAAAGAAGATCAACAACGTGTTCGAGAACCGTGTTGATGCTTTGAGAACTTTGAGGGAACTGAAACTTCTCAGACACATTCGACACGAGAACGTGATAGCTTTGAAAGATGTTATGATGCCAATTCAGAGAATCGGTTTTAAGGATGTTTATTTGGTTTATGAGCTTATGGACACCGATTTGCATCAGATTATCAAGTCTCCTCAGCCGCTTTCTAATGATCATTGCAAGTATTTTATTTTTCAG TTGCTACGAGGGCTGAAGTACCTCCACTCGGCAAACATCCTTCACCGAGATTTGAAGCCCGGGAACCTTCTTGTCAATGCAAACTGTGACCTGAAGATATGTGATTTTGGGCTGGCTCGAACCAGCAGAGGCAACGAACAATTCATGACAGAGTATGTTGTCACCCGCTGGTACCGTGCACCTGAGCTCCTACTCTGTTGTGATAATTATGGGACCTCCATTGATGTTTGGTCGGTAGGATGCATCTTTGCGGAGATTCTTGGTCGGAAACCAATCTTTCCTGGAACGGAATGCCTCAACCAGCTTAAGCTGATTATCAATGTTCTCGGAAGTCAACAAGAGGCCAACATTCAGTTTATTGATAATCCCAAAGCTCGACGGTACATCAAGTCACTTCCGTACTCTAGGGGCACCCACTTTTCCCTTTTATACCCACAAGCCGATCCATTAGCCATAGATTTGTTGCAAAGGATGCTTGTTTTCGACCCATCAAAGAGAATCACCGTCACAGAAGCACTCCTACATCCATACCTGTTAGGGCTGTATGATCCAAGGTGCAATCCACCTGCTCAAGTCCCAATTGATCTTGAGATAGATGAGAACATGGGAGAATCGATGATCAGGGAGATGATGTGGAGTGAAATGCTTCACTATCACCCAGAGGCTGTATCTGCCAATGCTTAG